The DNA region GTGCTGTAATGATTCTATAATCATATAAGGGGTCAGGGATGAGCCACTCCAGCCCTCGGGGGCCTTATTGGTGTCACACTTTAGCCCCAGCCAACACacgactccaataatcaactaatcatgttTTTCAGTTTACAATTAGTTTAAATCAGCGTTGTTTATTAGGGATGGAGAAAAGGTGTGAAAACACTCCGGCCCCacggactggagttgcccattcCTGCCCTAAGGCATCTAGTTTTTTTTAAACTACTGAAACGTGAGATAACTAGACAACTTCTGTCTGAAATGTTCTATTATGCTAATCTTTGAGACCCCTATGGCATGCATACTTGACTTAATTTGTTAGCTTTACATCTCCTTTCAACTCAGCAAATTGGTGCATTTGATAACAGATTATGCCTTAATGTCGTGTCATGGTTTCTCAAGGTCCAGATAGAACATTGTGAATTAAATGTCTACCAAAGAAATACTTTCTCGAAGGcttttaaataaaacattaaaaataaTATTAGTATAGGCCTCCTTGCCTATATGTCGACTTTGATGTTTTGTCAGAAAACAATATATTTTACAATTGAGACTTCTGGCCCTGTGGCGAATGGAATTTACTATGGATGTCTTACCTTTCACAAAGAAACCTTTGGGTTTAGCCTAATGACACAAAGTTGAATAGCCCAAATGTGCCTACAGCTTCTTCACGTTCACTATAGAATATAGACTCAGAGAAGTCTTTCTTTACCATTGGTAATTTATCTGTGCAATGGATTACCACAGTAtaagtcataatacccataacacctagtgATCAAACAAGGAACtggttccaattgttttccaccattcatttttcccataggggattttagaaacactttaaAAAAGAGGTCTGTTTTGTATAGACTTACCCTGGCTGGACGTTTTGATAACTGTGGAAATCTCTGAAGGACAAGATTACTTTTATATATTCGCCTGTCCTTACGCCCCCAAAATGTAACGCCAATTAGCTGCTAAAATGGCtgtcataaagaactacaaatgccacggtgacacattggtgcgacagGAAACAAGCTCTAAAGAGAGCATGTTTAAAACATGAGAAAATGAACAAGAAAATAACCTTCTGATGTTGCCCATCCATGAGACTATAATTTGGGCTAACTGATATGAGTCATATATTAAGTACATAGGGAACATGTTCCAGTTTTAGACTGAATATCATATTTCCCTACATGCCCTTGTATAGCCCCTCTTTTTTGGTTATTGTGATgtgcttaaaaaaaaaagagttaaatACCAGACTGTTTTACGCTGCGCTATACATGCAGTAAGCTGGCGACTTCGCAAGGCTAATTTTATTTAGCCAAACGCAAAATGAAAATGTACAAATGTTCCAAACACACCATTGTATGAAAGACTGTAAACATGAAATTAAAACAAAACTCAAAAAGAAAAACAAATTCAAGAGGAATGTGTTTATTACATGCCAGACAATCATCTCCTATATGCTTCAATTTTATTTATGATACTCTTCACCATTCACCCTCAACATCTCAACAGGTAGCCCATGGAAAGTGTTTTTTAATCTTAAAGCTTCGATTGGAATATTATGTTGGAACATTAAAGTAGGCCTAACTGCATTTTTAAAAATGCAGACAGCTGACAATTCTCATCCCACTGAGTCACCAAACTCATTGGAGTCTTTCAACGAACATAGACATGACCTGGAAAGTTCAAATATGTGACAAACAATAGGGCAATTACAGTGATTTTACATGAGTTTGCATTTAATTTATTGTAGACTATACTGAACTGGAAAATGATACAGTACGTATTTGTTTCCATAAAATAGTAGAAGGTATAATACATACATCACAATGAGGTTAGCATCAGGAATCATTATAGTGTATCAAAGTGATGCTTCTAATACAGAAGATAATGGGGCAAAACATGAGTATGTATTGCCCCATTATGTATTTTCCCTTCATTAGGTCACTTTTTCTACCTAAAAATATCACTCCCATCTTGTGATGGCCATCAACCAAGGGAATAACAGTTACTGAATCAAATACTGAAGTCCTAAGAGCACGAAAGTGAATTCATGGTTTAACGCACACATTTATGGTACAAAAGCAATAGAGCTCTTCCACAATTCTCAAACAGAATAACTTTTCATTTGAACTGGTATACAAAGAAAGAACACAGGCCTACAGTTCATTTCCAACTCATTAGCTTTTCGAAgaataatacaaaaaatataCAAAGATAGAAAATCAACCTATGGTCAGAATGGATGTCCTGGTTCCATCAAAAATAAATACCATAATATTTTCTCTCTAATATCCCACTTCTATACCTCATGTTCTAAACATCAGGGTCTGTACTGGCTGTACTGTGATGGGACAGGGATGCTTCCAAATCGCTGTGGCGCTGCACCTAAGGCAGTTCTGAAACCTTGTGACGAAGGCATCCCTGCACCCATTCCCAGGTTCatccctatccctatccccaTCCCCGGCCGGGCTAGGTCCTGGTTGAGCATGCTGGTGTAGGGGGAGGCTCCGTAGCTGAGGCCCATGCCGTAAGGCCTTTGAGGCTGGGTGTTGGGGAGCACCACAGGGTGGACATGCCTCCCAGGGGTGTTGAAGGAGAACTCTGGCGGCGGGCTGCTGGGTTTAAACGGGGTGGAGGTGAGACGATTAATGTCCTCCGAgggtttggggggaggggggacaaaGCTAGACAGGCCCCCGTAGTCAGAGGGTCTGAGTGTGCTGGCTGGGAGCGCCTCGGCCATGAGGGAAGGCCGGATCCAGTCATCCTTGAAAATCTGAACCGTCAGCGTGGACACGAGGGTGAAGAGGCGGTTGGTCACATGGGCCAGCACCATCTGCTCGTTGGCATCCCGGCGTATTCTGACATGGACGGAGCCAGCCTGTACACAAATCCGGTGGAGGAGACAAGGAGTTAAAGAGACTTTAAACTTTGTTTACTCTAcgtccttcctccctctccctccctccagttctctccctccctccagttctctcactctatccctccctccagttcactcactctatccctccctccagttcactcactctatccctccctccagttCGCtcactctatccctccctccattccctctatccctccctccattccctctATTCCTGCCTccattccctctatccctccctccattccctctatccctccctccagttCGCtcactctatccctccatccattccctctatccctccctccattccctctatccctccctccattccccctatccctccctccaggtcgccctatccctccctccagttcactcactctatccctccctccagttCGCTCACTCTATCCCTCCatttcctctatccctccctccattccctctatccctccctccaggtcgctctatccctccctccaggtcgctctatccctccctccaggtcgctctatccctccctccaggtcgctctatccctccctctagttctctacctccctccagttcgctctatccctccctccaggtcgctctatccctccctccaggtcgctctatccctccctccaggtCGCACCCTCCAGTtcgctctatccctccctccaggtcgccctatccctccctccagttCACTCCCTCGCTCCAGttcgctctctgcctccctccctccagttcgCACTCTGCCTCCCTCGCTCCAGttcgctctctgcctccctcgCTCCAGttcgctctctgcctccctcgCTCCAGTTCGCACTCTGCCTCCCTCGCTCCAGTtcgcactctgcctccctccctccagttcgcactctgcctccctccctccagttcgCACTCTGCCTCCCTCGCTCCAGTtcgcactctgcctccctccctccagttcgcactctgcctccctccctccagttcgcactctgcctccctccctccagttcccactctgcctccctccctccagttcccactctgcctccctccctccagatcgcactctgcctccctccctccagttcgcactctgcctccctccctccagttcgcactctgcctccctccctccagttcgcactctgcctccctccctcctgttcgcactctgcctccctccctcctgttcgcactctgcctccctccctcctgttcgcactctgcctccctccctcctgttcgcactctgcctccctccctcctgttcgcactctgcctccctccctcctgttcgcactctgcctccctccctcctgttcgcactctgcctccctccctcctgttcgcactctgcctccctccctcctgttcgcactctgcctccctccctcctgttcgcactctgcctccctccagtTCTCTGCCTCAccccagttccctccctccctcaccacagctccctccctccctccctcaccccagttccctccctccatcacccagttccctccctccctcatcccagttcccgccctccctctctccagttccctcgctccctccctccagttctctcgctccctccctccagttctctgcctccctcacttcctctctccaggtccctccctctcgcccagttccctccctccagtTCTATCGATCCCTCCCTCCTACCAGTTCTTTGCCTCCCTCCAGATCTCTGCCTCCCACAAGTtgactcactccctccctccctcctaccagttctctccctccctcccaccagttcactacatccctccctcccaccagtTCGCTCACTCCCTCCAGTTCTCTGCCTCCCTACAGTTCTCtgcttcactccctccctccagttctctgcctccctctctacagttccctccctcgctctagtttgctccctccctccctccagccatcTTTCCAGttcactccatccctcccgcccagttccctccatccctctagtTCCTTCCCTTCCAGTTCCCCCCCTCTCCagttccctctccatccctccctaaagttctctcccttcccccatcccttcctccagTTCGCTGCCTCGCTCCCTCAccccagttccctccctccctcaccccagtTCCCTCCCCCCCTCCAGTTCTCATCTCCCTCCCACCAGTTCTCTGCCTCGCATCTCTCCCACCAGTTCTCTGTCttgctccctccttccctccagttctctgcctccctccctccctctctccagttcgctccatccctcccacccagttccctcccgccctctctccagttccctcccgccctctctccaGTTCCCTCTCTCCTACAAGTTCTCGCTGCTCCCTCTagttctctcactccccctccagttccctccctccctccctcaccccagttccctccctccctcaccccagttccctccctccctacagttTGCTTCCTCCCACAagttctcgctccctccctccagttctctgcctcgctccctccctccctcccctcccaccagctctcctcccctcccctcccctcagttCGCTCCCTCCAGTTCTCATCTCCCTCCCACCAGTTCTCTGCCTCGCATCCCTCCCACCAGTTCTGTCttgctccctccttccctccctccctctctctctccagttcgctccatccctcccacccagttccctcccgccctctctccagttccctcccgccctctctccaGTTCCCTCTCTCCTACAAGTTCTCGCTGCTCCCTCTAGTTCTCTTGCTcccccctccagttccctccctccctcaccccagttccctccctccctccctcaacccagttccctccctccctccctacagttTGCTTCCTCCCACAagttctcgctccctccctccagttctctgcctcgctccttccctccccttccaccagctctcctcccctcccctcagttCGCTCGCTCACTCCCTCCAGTTCTCTGCCTCGCTCCCTCCATCATTCCTCcagtaccctccctccctccagttctCTGCCTCGCTCCATCGCTCCATCCCTCTCACCaaggtccctccctccctctagttctctccctccctctagttctccccctccacttccctcccttcctcatccctttcccccctcccttaCCTCTAGTTGTCTCCCTCCCGCGCCCCTAATAGTTgtctccctcccgccctctctccagttccctctctccctccctccagttcgCTTCCTCCCACAAgatctcgctccctccctccagttctctgcctcgctccctccctcccttcccaccagttccctccctcccaccagctctccctcccttccctcagtTCGCTCCCTCCAGTTCGCTTCCTCCCACAAGTTCTCGCTCCCTCACTCCAGTTCTctgcctcgctccctccctcccctcccaccagctctcctcccctcccctcagttCGCTCCCTCCAGTTCTCTCGTTCACTCCCTCCAGTTCTCTGCCtcgctccctccatccttcctccagtaccctccctccctccagtaccCTCCCTCCAGTTCTCTGCCTCGCTCCATCGCTCCAGTTCGCCCCCCACCTCCAGTTCGCTCCATCCCTCCCGCCaaggtccctccctccctctagttgtctccctcctgctccctctagttctctccctccctccctcgctccctccctcatccctctcccactTACCTCTAGTTGTCTCCCTCCCGCGCCCCCTAATAGTtgtctccctcctgccctctctccagttccctctctctctccctccctccagttcgCTTCCTCCCACAAgatctcgctccctccctccagttctctgcctcgctccctccctcccttcccaccagttccctccctcccaccagctctccctcccttccctcagtTCGCTTCCTCCagttctctcgctcgctccctacCTCCAGTTCGCTTCCTCCCACAagttctcgctccctccctccagttctctgcctcgctccctccctcccctcccaccagttccctccctcccaccagttccctccctcccaccagtTCCCTCCCTTGCTCCGTCCagttctctcgctccctccctccagttTGCTGCCTCGCTCGCTCCTTCCCTCCagttcactccctccctcccgccccctCTCCAGTTCGCTCCATCCCTCCCGCCtagttccctccctcccaccaacCCCTCCAGTACCCTCCCTCCAGTTCTCTGCCTCGCTCCATCGCTCCAGTTCGCCCCCCACCTCCAGTTCGCTCCATCCCTCCCGCCaaggtccctccctccctctagttgtctccctcctgctccctctagttctctccctccctccctcgccccctccctcatccctctccccccttaCCTCAAGTTGTCTCCCTCCCGCGCCCCCTAATAGTTgtctccctcccgccctctctccagttccctctctcgctccctccctccagttcGCTTCCTCCCACAAgatctcgctccctccctccagttctctgccttgctccctccctcccttcccaccagttccctccctcccttccctcagtTCGCTCCCTTGCTCCGTCCagttctctcgctccctccctccagttTGCTGCCTCGCTCGCTCCTTCCCTCCagttcactccctccctcctgccccctCTCCAGTTCGCTCCATCCCTCCCGCCtagttccctccctcccaccaacCCCTCCAgttcactctctccatccctccagttTGCTGCCTCCCTCCCTACAGTTCTCTGGCTCCCTCCCTACAGTTCTCTTGCTCCCCCAGTTATTtgcctcgctccctccctccagttctctgcctccctccctccagttctctgcctccctccctccatccttcctccagtaccctccctccctccagttctCTGCCTCGCTCCACCCTTCCAGTTCGCCCCCCCCTCCAGttcgctccctccctctgcctccctccctacagttctctgcctccctccctacagttctctgcctccctccctacagttctctgcctccctccctacagttctctgcctccctccctacagttctctgcctccctctctacagttctctgcctccctctctacagttctctgcctccctctctacaGTTCTCTTGCTCCCCCTAGTTCTTTGCCTCGCTCCCTCCaattctctcgctccctccctccctctaattCACTGCCTCGCTCCCTCCATCCTTTCCTCCAGTACCCTCCCTCCAGTTCTCTGCCTCGCTCCATCCCTCCAGTTCGCCCCCCCTCcagtttcctccctccctctagttgtctccctcctgctccctctagttctctcactccctccctccctctagttgtctctccctctacttccccccctccctcctccctctagttctctccctccctccctcccttacctCTAGTTGTCTCCCTCCCGTGCCCATAATagttgtctccctccctccctctcgctccctctagttccctcactccctccatctacttctctccctccctcccacctctacttctctctccctccctccctctacttctctccctccctccttctacttctctccctccctccctctacttctctccctccccccctctacttctctccctccctccacttctctccctccctccctctacttctctccctgcctctacttctctccccccgcctctacttctctccccccctccccctctacttccctctctccctgatccCTCTCtagtttcctccctccctccctccctccctccctccctccctgcctctacttctctccccccctccccctctacttccctctctccctgatccCTCTCtagtttcctccctccctccctccctccctccagttgtCTCCCTTCCACCCTCCAGTTGTCTCCCTTCCACCCTCCAGTTGTCTCCCTTCCACCCTCCAgttgtctccctccctctactggcagtacccTAGGGTATACAGTCTGGTGAGAACAGTGTGGCAACTGGGCACTGCAGCAACACCACTGGATAAACTTAGTCCacacagctccctccctccctctagtcATCTCGCTTCCTCCTAgttccctccttccatccctctagtTCCATCCCTCCCGCCAGCCATCCCTctagttccctccctcccccctcgaGTTCCCTCCTTCCCCCCATCGAGTTCCCTCCCACTCTACTGGCAGTACCCTAGGGTATACAGTCTGGCGAGAACAGTGTGTCAACTGGGCACAGCAGCAACACTACTGGATAAACTTAGTCCACACAGCAATTAGCACAGCCAAGAAGCTGGCCTTTTTATCTATATGACAGAAGTGATGCTGTTATTGCATAATGTTACCATTATATTACGCTGCTTTTAGGCAGAGTgcaaatatgtgttatttcattgaaTGAGATTTAACATCGCAGCAGACCAGACAGAATCTGTATTTAATTCCCTAATTCATTCTTACGTGAAGCAACATTTTTAGAGCCACAGACTGAATAATTCACATCTCAGGCGTTTCAATGAAACCAGAATGACTAAATGTCTGTCTTTGTGTGATATACCATCTGTCTCTATGCTATATACCATCTGTCTTTATGCGATATACCATCTGTCTTTATGCTATATACCATTTCTGTCTTTATGCTATTTACCATTTATGTCCTTATGCTATATACCCTGTATTGAAGTGTGATGTGACTTCTGTCTTTTTGTGTGACTACTCAGTCTTTACAATTGGAATTAAATAACATGGCCTCCTGGAGGCAGGAGACGAGAGGCTCTGTGCTCAGAAATTTCCCCTCACCGACACAGGACTGTTTAATTAAACTGGCATCTGACCTTTGATATCCACAGCATGCTTCTTGGACACAAAGGAATACATGGGACTATGCTTGTGTAAGGCAATCTAGTACATGATCATATCACCCTAACCCTATCATTTAGAAATAAGCAATGCATTCCTGTCAGTCAAAAACAAGTTGGAGGCAGTTAAAAGTCTTAAATCAACAGAGAAATTGCAACGCATGAGAAACTTGTCCCATTTTCATTTGAGTGAGCAAATCCTTGCCAATTGTTCATAAACAACAAGGGGGCCACTAAACTAAATGATGAGGGTGAGTGGCATTCTCTTTGTGTTCCTGGCATCTGGTGGGGGGAGCCGGCAGAGGAAACAGAGCGTGGTGCATAGCACTGGGAGTCTGCTGGGTACAATGAGGACAACAGTGACAAAACCATGATGACGTACCAGAGAGCCAAAGCCAACCGTCCAGAAGTGCTCGTTACGGACCTCCAGGACCCCCTCCAGAGTGGAGACCTGATGGGGGAGAACGTACAGTTTTACACATGTACAGTGGGAGAGAGGCCATGAGGGCAGAGACTGACATCTTCCTATCAACGGTTGTAGGGACCAGTTGACCGTGTAACCAGCCCCAGTCAACTGGCATGGTTTGGAAAAACTATAAGTAGATCTATTTAGAACATGGATGGGATCCCAATCAGGATAGGATCCCAACAATAGGATCCCAAAGGCGGTAGGGAATCATTGTAAGTTGTTGCACACTGCGAAAAACACAACACCGAGACTAAAATTGGCTACAATGCATGTGGTACATGTAAAATGTTTTGCTGTCTTTAGGCAGTGAAACCAATAGGACGGGCTTGACCTATAGTAATAGAAAAGAGGTCAATGAGGACAACCCTCTgcaaacacatcactgagtgtcATTAGGAGTAAAGATGAGAAGTCCCCATTGGCTACCCACTTTGCCTTCCGCAACCATAgggaaaacagattttttttaaaaagtaatTCCGTTGAGTAAAGCCTTAAAAAGGACAGTTGAAAGAATAATGAAGTGTAAACCCCGGCACTGCATGATAAAAAGCTGAGGGAcggagctggagaaatgtaacccctctgaaattcatagacagagctatagattcaagcactgaccatccatgatatcaaagtcatagttttaaccatgttgaggctacaaagtgtttatttacatttactttctttacaaacattggagtaaaacaagcgaataatttgggttctgattgggtacgacagttgaactaagctcatgaggttATATTCAAGAATcaaatgggtacatatcattaatttataaaaaaaaaaaaaaaaaaaattaaatggatGAAACAGCAGATTGCTCTTTTAATGAGGAAATAACCTGTTTTCTGTAAACTGTTTGATCACTGTGTAAATATCCCTGTATTATGTAAAAAGTTTATATGTATTCCATCTCACATGTCTTATTATTAACATGTATTTCATGTCTAGCTGTAGCATTATATGAACATTCCATTAACCTTGTTATGTTGTTATAATTAGGATTACTTCACTAGGGTTGTCCTCATTTGACCTCCTATCCCGTTTCTAAGGGACAATCTTGAACTGGAAAAAAAACAAAGCATTCACCATCCCCACACGTTTTGAAAAATACCTGAGGGATGGTGCTGGAGAAGTGTAACCACTCAGATTTGTAGACAGAGCGATatatgcaaggactgaccatcctcGTGATTAAAATGACAATTTATGTTGTATTCCCACACAACTGTAAATGAAAGCAGATGTTACTCAACCCATATGAGTGTTCTAAGTCTTACCTCTCTGAGCAATTTGTCAAGCTGACCGATGACATGGGATGGAGTGGTCTAAAGAGGAGAGCACAACGCAAACAGATTTGAGTCACATCAAAACACAGCACAAAGTCCAATAAGTCAATTAGTTACTGAGTTAAGTTCCATCAAAGAACATACTCTCTTACAACAAACAGAGCGAGCCAAACAGAATTTGGACCGAACATATCTCACAATCATTCCAAGAGATAAGTATTGAGTTACAGTATGGTTGTCTGATCCACGTCACGTTCTAAAGAGAATTCAACAATCCAGTCCAGTTTAGACTGTGGACCTGTTTGGATAGCCTACCTGAAGGAGCACCTTCCCGCTGTACACGCTCATAGGATACATGGTGCCAAAGATCATGAGGCCAATGGCCACCGCCGAGGCTGTGTCCACAGCATTGTAATTACTGCAGTCAGAGAGTTATAAAGTTAGGAGCACATACACGatttgcagtgccttcagaaagtatttatactccttaacttattccacattttgttgtttctcacctatctacacacaatactacacacaatacccctataatgacaaagtggaaatatattttttgaaatttgttcaaatgtattgaaaatgaaacacagaaatatctaatttacacatctattcacacctctgagtcaatacatgttagaatcacctttggcagtgattacagctgtgagtaagagctttgcacacctggatgtACAATATATGAAcattctgtcaaattggttgttgatcattggtagtcagccattttcaagtcttgccatagattttcaagatgatttaagtcaaaactgtagttaggccactcaggaacattcaatgtcgtcttggtaagcaactccagtatttggtcttgtgttttaggctattgtcctggtgaaaggtgaatttgtctcccagtgtctgttagaaagcagacagaaccaggttttcctctggattttgcctgtgcttagctttattCTGTTTCTTTGTTTCCTAAAAAATCCCTTGTTTTTGCAGATGACAAGCCCAtatcatgatgcagccaccactatgcttgaaaatatgaagagtggtactcagtgatgtgttggctttaccccaaacataatataatataatattcaggacataaatgtaatttctttgccacattttttgcagttttactttagtgccttattgcaaacaggatgcatattttggaatatttttattcaatACAGACttccttttcactgtcatttaggttagttttgtggagtaactacaatgttgttgatccatcctcagttctcccatcacagccattaaactctgttttatagtcacctttggcctcatggtgaaatccctgagaagtgtccttcctctctggcaactgagttaggaaggatgcctgtatctttgtaatccaaactataattaataacttcaacatgctcgaagggatattcaatgtctgcttttttattttttttaacccatctaccaataggtggtCTTTtttgagaggcattggaaaacctccctggttgtTGTGGTGGAatcggtgtttgaaattcactgattGACTGAGCGACCTTACAGGTAATTgaatatgtggggtacagagatgaggtagtcataaattGTTAAACACTtaaacacagagtgagtccatgcaacttattgtgacttgttaagcacatttttactcctgaacttatttacaGTAGACTTGCCATAAAGtggttgactcaagacatttcagcttttcattttgatttaatttgtaaacatttttaaaaacactgACATTaataacctctctgatctccccatcccggatccgggatcgtgaatacagactcaagctcattaccataacgcaacgttaactattcatgaaaatcgcaaatgaaattaaataaatatgccatctctcaagcttagccttttgtaaacaacactgtcatctcagattttcaaaatatgcttctcaaccataggaaaacaatcatttgtgtaacagtagctagctagcgtagcatttagcgttagcattagcatccagcaggcaacatttcaacaaaaaccagaaaagccttcaaataaaataatttaccgttgaagaacttcggatgttttcaatgaggagactctcagttagatagcaaatgctcagtttttccaaaaagattctttgtgtattagaaatagctccgttttgtacatcacatttggctaccaaa from Oncorhynchus mykiss isolate Arlee chromosome 1, USDA_OmykA_1.1, whole genome shotgun sequence includes:
- the LOC100136270 gene encoding zinc transporter 6 isoform X2, yielding MHRKKHESDMFVLGTIHPFRKTHRSFFGKLSQEFRLVTSDRQSWRILVFSMLNVFCTGCLLMWCSSTNSMALTAYTYLTIFDLFSLITCLLSSWVAMKKPSQLFSFGFKRLEVLAVFASTVLVQLGALFILKESVERFVEQPEVHTGRLLVGTFVALFFNLLTLLSVKNKPFVYVSEAASTSWLQEHVADLSRSLCGIIPGLSSVLLPRMNPFVLINVAGALSLSITYMLIEINNYNAVDTASAVAIGLMIFGTMYPMSVYSGKVLLQTTPSHVIGQLDKLLREVSTLEGVLEVRNEHFWTVGFGSLAGSVHVRIRRDANEQMVLAHVTNRLFTLVSTLTVQIFKDDWIRPSLMAEALPASTLRPSDYGGLSSFVPPPPKPSEDINRLTSTPFKPSSPPPEFSFNTPGRHVHPVVLPNTQPQRPYGMGLSYGASPYTSMLNQDLARPGMGIGIGMNLGMGAGMPSSQGFRTALGAAPQRFGSIPVPSQYSQYRP